A part of Rhinoderma darwinii isolate aRhiDar2 chromosome 1, aRhiDar2.hap1, whole genome shotgun sequence genomic DNA contains:
- the LOC142744658 gene encoding uncharacterized protein LOC142744658 isoform X4 has protein sequence MPYRPNFNTRPKRKLAQRQVANRKRPDVRDQSSRLKVINLSTHTFSNTDLELIAKGLTFSPSTGFDMFSAVKDLHIFGRSLIFKKWFDKPVDSEFFPTAEEQQALKALEDLLDEHKTDAGNVPACIRIKSKKFPALSLCPAVDLFIKSVTQEFWNIPRYIKDDNLTPSERNSLKQLQKINDVIFKAADKGGNVVVWPCTMYEAEANRQLRDKQCYKKLTFNPLSSFRSELQVKLLQAVEDNIISKELNMALSTDEPTIPTLYLLPKIHKNEKIPPGRPIISES, from the exons ATGCCTTATAGACCCAATTTTAATACCCGTCCAAAAAGGAAACTGGCACAAAGACAAGTGGCCAATAGAAAGCGACCAGATGTACGGGATCAGAGCAGCCGCCTAAAGGTAATCAACCTGTCAACACATACTTTTTCTAATACTGATTTAGAATTAATAGCTAAGGGGTTGACGTTCTCACCAAGCACTGGTTTTGACATGTTCTCTGCAGTGAAAGACCTACATATCTTTGGTCGCTCGCTCATCTTCAAAAAATGGTTTGACAAACCAGTGGACAGCGAATTCTTCCCAACAGCAGAGGAACAACAGGCACTTAAAGCACTagaggacctgttagatgagCACAAGACCGATGCAGGTAATGTTCCAGCATGCATTCGCATTAAATCTAAGAAGTTTCCTGCCCTTAGCCTGTGCCCTGCGGTGGATCTTTTTATTAAATCAGTGACCCAAGAATTTTGGAATATTCCAAGGTACATCAAAGATGACAATCTAACCCCCTCAGAGAGAAACAGCCtcaaacaattacaaaaaatcaATGATGTAATATTCAAGGCGgcggataaagggggaaatgtgGTGGTCTGGCCATGTACTATGTATGAGGCAGAGGCGAATAGACAGCTAAGGGACAAACAATGTTACAAGAAATTAACTTTCAACCCTCTGTCGTCCTTTAGATCAGAATTACAGGTCAAACTTCTGCAGGCAGTAGAAGACAACATCATTTCGAAAGAACTAAACATGGCACTTTCAACTGATGAACCCACCATACCAACCCTTTACCTATTACCCAAGatccacaaaaatgaaaaaattccacCAGGAAGGCCTATTATTTCAG AGAGTTGA
- the LOC142744658 gene encoding uncharacterized protein LOC142744658 isoform X3: MPYRPNFNTRPKRKLAQRQVANRKRPDVRDQSSRLKVINLSTHTFSNTDLELIAKGLTFSPSTGFDMFSAVKDLHIFGRSLIFKKWFDKPVDSEFFPTAEEQQALKALEDLLDEHKTDAGNVPACIRIKSKKFPALSLCPAVDLFIKSVTQEFWNIPRYIKDDNLTPSERNSLKQLQKINDVIFKAADKGGNVVVWPCTMYEAEANRQLRDKQCYKKLTFNPLSSFRSELQVKLLQAVEDNIISKELNMALSTDEPTIPTLYLLPKIHKNEKIPPGRPIISDYSSDPHWTVLTNKEDMFF, encoded by the exons ATGCCTTATAGACCCAATTTTAATACCCGTCCAAAAAGGAAACTGGCACAAAGACAAGTGGCCAATAGAAAGCGACCAGATGTACGGGATCAGAGCAGCCGCCTAAAGGTAATCAACCTGTCAACACATACTTTTTCTAATACTGATTTAGAATTAATAGCTAAGGGGTTGACGTTCTCACCAAGCACTGGTTTTGACATGTTCTCTGCAGTGAAAGACCTACATATCTTTGGTCGCTCGCTCATCTTCAAAAAATGGTTTGACAAACCAGTGGACAGCGAATTCTTCCCAACAGCAGAGGAACAACAGGCACTTAAAGCACTagaggacctgttagatgagCACAAGACCGATGCAGGTAATGTTCCAGCATGCATTCGCATTAAATCTAAGAAGTTTCCTGCCCTTAGCCTGTGCCCTGCGGTGGATCTTTTTATTAAATCAGTGACCCAAGAATTTTGGAATATTCCAAGGTACATCAAAGATGACAATCTAACCCCCTCAGAGAGAAACAGCCtcaaacaattacaaaaaatcaATGATGTAATATTCAAGGCGgcggataaagggggaaatgtgGTGGTCTGGCCATGTACTATGTATGAGGCAGAGGCGAATAGACAGCTAAGGGACAAACAATGTTACAAGAAATTAACTTTCAACCCTCTGTCGTCCTTTAGATCAGAATTACAGGTCAAACTTCTGCAGGCAGTAGAAGACAACATCATTTCGAAAGAACTAAACATGGCACTTTCAACTGATGAACCCACCATACCAACCCTTTACCTATTACCCAAGatccacaaaaatgaaaaaattccacCAGGAAGGCCTATTATTTCAG ACTATTCAAGCGATCCCCATTGGACAGTTCTTACGAATAAGGAGGATATGTTCTTCTGA
- the LOC142744658 gene encoding uncharacterized protein LOC142744658 isoform X1 produces the protein MNPPYQPFTYYPRSTKMKKFHQEGLLFQTIQAIPIGQFLRIRRICSSDSLFERQANDLKDRFLERGYSMRSIKKAYQRAKRTPRDDLLFPKKRPDKHSQVRFITGYHSRWPQMREILKRYWPILLTDPTLDRFITKYPSVTARRSKNLKDHLVKSHYDPTKTKYPFGTKGPKWGCKPCGQCVACPNVDKATTFTDASGSKTFNITHSITCTTKAVVYYAVCPCPKIYVGLTSRELKVRVREHMADIKRASGAENLENLKPVARHFKMHHSCDPSKLKVRGIDHIICGMRGGAIKQKLAQCETRWIWTLGTMFPHGLNESLSYAPFL, from the exons ATGAACCCACCATACCAACCCTTTACCTATTACCCAAGatccacaaaaatgaaaaaattccacCAGGAAGGCCTATTATTTCAG ACTATTCAAGCGATCCCCATTGGACAGTTCTTACGAATAAGGAGGATATGTTCTTCTGACTCATTATTCGAGAGACAGGCAAATGACCTCAAAGACCGTTTTTTGGAACGGGGATACAGCATGAGATCCATTAAAAAAGCCTATCAAAGGGCTAAACGTACACCCAGGGATGACCTATTATTTCCCAAGAAAAGGCCAGACAAACACAGTCAGGTAAGATTCATTACTGGGTATCATTCCCGATGGCCACAAATGAGAGAAATCCTAAAGAGGTATTGGCCGATCTTACTGACTGACCCCACTTTAGACAGATTTATTACGAAATATCCTAGCGTCACAGCCAGACGATCTAAAAATCTGAAAGACcatcttgtcaaaagccattatgacccaacaaaaacaaaatatccattcgggaccaagggtccaaaatggggttgcAAGCCTTGTGGACAATGTGTCGCGTGCCCTAACGTAGATAAAGCCACTACCTTCACCGATGCCTCTGGCAGTAAGACCTTCAATATCACTCACTCCATCACATGCACCACTAAAGCTGTCGTGTACTATGCGGTTTGTCCTTGTCCAAAAATTTATGTTGGTCTCACTTCCAGAGAGTTGAAGGTTCGTGTACGAGAGCACATGGCCGACATAAAACGGGCATCGGGGGCAGAGAACTTGGAgaacttgaaacctgtggcccggcACTTCAAAATGCATCATTCCTGCGACCCCTCTAAATTAAAGGTGAGGGGAATTGACCACATCATATGTGGCATGAGAGGTGGGGCCATAAAACAAAAGCTCGCACAATGCGAGACTCGCTGGATCTGGACtcttgggacaatgtttccacatggaTTAAATGAATCTCTGAGCTATGCTCCATTTTTGTAG
- the LOC142744658 gene encoding uncharacterized protein LOC142744658 isoform X2 → MIGLNKNDENLKFTYKAHPSCLDFLDVKIFADEQGFLHSDVFRKETSVNALLHSSSSHPSQTIQAIPIGQFLRIRRICSSDSLFERQANDLKDRFLERGYSMRSIKKAYQRAKRTPRDDLLFPKKRPDKHSQVRFITGYHSRWPQMREILKRYWPILLTDPTLDRFITKYPSVTARRSKNLKDHLVKSHYDPTKTKYPFGTKGPKWGCKPCGQCVACPNVDKATTFTDASGSKTFNITHSITCTTKAVVYYAVCPCPKIYVGLTSRELKVRVREHMADIKRASGAENLENLKPVARHFKMHHSCDPSKLKNHAVS, encoded by the exons ATGATTGGGTTGAATAAAAATGATGAAAATTTAAAATTCACCTACAAAGCACATCCCAGCTGCTTGGACTTCCTAGATGTCAAAATCTTTGCAGATGAACAGGGTTTTCTTCATAGTGATGTGTTTCGGAAGGAGACCTCCGTTAATGCATTGCTACACTCTTCCTCGTCTCATCCTTCACAGACTATTCAAGCGATCCCCATTGGACAGTTCTTACGAATAAGGAGGATATGTTCTTCTGACTCATTATTCGAGAGACAGGCAAATGACCTCAAAGACCGTTTTTTGGAACGGGGATACAGCATGAGATCCATTAAAAAAGCCTATCAAAGGGCTAAACGTACACCCAGGGATGACCTATTATTTCCCAAGAAAAGGCCAGACAAACACAGTCAGGTAAGATTCATTACTGGGTATCATTCCCGATGGCCACAAATGAGAGAAATCCTAAAGAGGTATTGGCCGATCTTACTGACTGACCCCACTTTAGACAGATTTATTACGAAATATCCTAGCGTCACAGCCAGACGATCTAAAAATCTGAAAGACcatcttgtcaaaagccattatgacccaacaaaaacaaaatatccattcgggaccaagggtccaaaatggggttgcAAGCCTTGTGGACAATGTGTCGCGTGCCCTAACGTAGATAAAGCCACTACCTTCACCGATGCCTCTGGCAGTAAGACCTTCAATATCACTCACTCCATCACATGCACCACTAAAGCTGTCGTGTACTATGCGGTTTGTCCTTGTCCAAAAATTTATGTTGGTCTCACTTCCAGAGAGTTGAAGGTTCGTGTACGAGAGCACATGGCCGACATAAAACGGGCATCGGGGGCAGAGAACTTGGAgaacttgaaacctgtggcccggcACTTCAAAATGCATCATTCCTGCGACCCCTCTAAATTAAAG AATCATGCTGTTTCCTGA